DNA from Candidatus Stoquefichus sp. SB1:
TCATTTATCAACATCATCAAACAACTATAGATTTAAAACAAGTCCAAGAACAATATGATCAACTTATTCAAAAACGAAAGGAAACATCATTACTTTTTCAGCAAATTGAAAAAGAATATCAATTATTACCACAACAAAAAGAAAATAAAGACAATTTATTAATAGAGATAGAAAAAAACAAACAAGCAATTCAAAAACAAAAAGAATATTTACAAATTCAAAAGCAACATCATTCCTGTGACCAGAACATTGAAAAATTGAAGCGTGAATATCAACAATATCAACAATCCCACGATAAACTTGTCAAACGCATGGAAAGAGATCAAGAAAATGTGAATCATTTAGCTGAATTACAACTCGATTTACAACAAAAAGAACGCATTGTAAAAGAAGTTAATGAAAAGCGTGTGGCAATTCATGAATTAAGTCAGCTTTATGATACTTTAACTGAATTACAAGATCATCACTATGATTTATCCAATCAATATAAGAAAATAGATGCACTCTATCAAAAAACATTGCAACGTTATCAATTAGAAGATGAAAATTTTAAATGTCAGCAGGCAGGGATTTTGGCTATGACATTGAAAGATAATGAACCTTGTCCTGTCTGTGGTTCATTACATCATCCTCATTTAGCGACATTATCAAGCCAAGTGTTGTCGGCCAATGAATTAGAAGCATTAAGTTTAGAAGTTGAACAAAAAAAGCAGCAAAAAGAAGAATCTTATCAGGAAGTTTTAGCTCAAAATCAACAAATTCATACTCTTAAAACACAAATAGATATTCTTAAAAAACAATTACATATTGAAGAGGAATTGTCTAAAGAGGTTTTTATTCGTTTATTATCTGATGTTATTCATATTATCAAAGATCAGGAGAAAACTTATCAGAAGCAATATGATGAAGTTGTTTATTTAAAACGAATTAAAAAATCATTAGAACAAGATAATATCTTATCTAATCAACAAACTGAAGAGTTAAAAGTGATGTCTGATCAACTGAATATTTATGAAAGACAAATAGCCATTTATAATTCAAAACTGCAAGAATTTGAATCTCAATATCATTTTGATGAATCAACAGATATTCAAAGGCAGTTAAATGATAATTTATTAGAACTTAAAAAGCAGGAACGTTATATTCAAAATATTGAGGAAACTTATCATCAATGCCAAAAGGAAATTTCATTATTGAATCATCAAAAAGAAGAAATAGAGAAACAAAAAGCGACACTTATGCAAAATTTCCAAGTTTTACAACAGCAGTTTCAACAGTTTATAAACGAACATTTTGTATCTTTAGATGAATATCAAAAATATGCGCAAATGATTCATCAATTATCACAAAAAGAACAAGTTTATCAGGACTTTATGATTAAACAAAGAACATTAAAATCTCAGCTTGCAAGTCTAAAAAAACAGACGAGTGGATATCAAATGTCTGATTTGACAGTTGAACGAGAACAACTGCAAGTATTAGAAACCATTCGTGATCAAAATTTTAAGCAGTATAATGAATGTTATCATACTTATCAGCAGAATCAGAATATTTTAGAAACTTTGCAAAAAGATTATTTAAAAAATCAAAGTATATTTGAAAACTATATTATGTATCAGGATTTATCAGATATGACATCAGGAAAAAATGGACAACGTATGTCATTTGAAAGATATGTACTGGCTACTTATTTTGAACATATTTTGGAATATGCCAATATTGAGTTATTAAAAATGAGTCAGGGAAGATTTGCTCTTTATCGTAAAGAATCAATTAAAGGAGCTAAACAACAAGGTTTGGATTTAAGTGTTTTAGACTATGAGACAGGAATGATGCGTGATATTCAAACATTATCTGGAGGGGAATCTTTTAAGGCGGCTTTATCATTGGCATTAGGTTTATCGTCTATGATTCAAACTTATGCAGGTGGTATTGAATTAAATACATTATTTATTGATGAAGGTTTTGGAACATTGGATAGCGAATCCATTGATCAGGCATTATCTGTTTTATTGGATTTACAAAATGATAATAAAGTGATTGGGATTATTTCGCATGTTGATGAACTCAAAGAAAGAATCCATACGCAAATTGTTGTGGATAAAGGGATGAATGGAAGCCATTTACATATTGAAAAGGAATAAGTCATTTCAAGATAAGAATATCAATTTACATGATTGCATTTTGTTATAAATCTTGTATAATAGTAAAGTAAATATGGAGAAAAGGGGTATATAGATGGCAAATAATAAAGTAAAAAATGATGCAATTACATCAAGAGATGAAGATTTTGCACAATGGTATACAGATGTATGTCGTAAAGCCGAACTGATGGATTATTCTAGTGT
Protein-coding regions in this window:
- a CDS encoding AAA family ATPase is translated as MKIISLTMNAFMTYKEKTTIQFDEFIDHGLYLISGPTGAGKTTIFDAMTFALYGVASGSTRNQSYFRSDFADVKDETYVEMTFELHRKRYTIKRSPTYTRPGYKTAKMANAYLTYDQTTIEGVKEVNQKINQLLGVNVQQFKQIVMIAQGEFSKLIYASSEEREHVLRHIFHSEPLVQFENLLKEEAKKNKDQYLLSSQQLFSRFQLLSLPTEFMKQHSKTFHPSYLEEASQENNHIYQDSLQLKEQYEKSKYNYDVFSKDYYQKEKHNQDLLEYQRLQKEDDQLNLQEETINDLKKDIDKIKIIEQNQSFIYQHHQTTIDLKQVQEQYDQLIQKRKETSLLFQQIEKEYQLLPQQKENKDNLLIEIEKNKQAIQKQKEYLQIQKQHHSCDQNIEKLKREYQQYQQSHDKLVKRMERDQENVNHLAELQLDLQQKERIVKEVNEKRVAIHELSQLYDTLTELQDHHYDLSNQYKKIDALYQKTLQRYQLEDENFKCQQAGILAMTLKDNEPCPVCGSLHHPHLATLSSQVLSANELEALSLEVEQKKQQKEESYQEVLAQNQQIHTLKTQIDILKKQLHIEEELSKEVFIRLLSDVIHIIKDQEKTYQKQYDEVVYLKRIKKSLEQDNILSNQQTEELKVMSDQLNIYERQIAIYNSKLQEFESQYHFDESTDIQRQLNDNLLELKKQERYIQNIEETYHQCQKEISLLNHQKEEIEKQKATLMQNFQVLQQQFQQFINEHFVSLDEYQKYAQMIHQLSQKEQVYQDFMIKQRTLKSQLASLKKQTSGYQMSDLTVEREQLQVLETIRDQNFKQYNECYHTYQQNQNILETLQKDYLKNQSIFENYIMYQDLSDMTSGKNGQRMSFERYVLATYFEHILEYANIELLKMSQGRFALYRKESIKGAKQQGLDLSVLDYETGMMRDIQTLSGGESFKAALSLALGLSSMIQTYAGGIELNTLFIDEGFGTLDSESIDQALSVLLDLQNDNKVIGIISHVDELKERIHTQIVVDKGMNGSHLHIEKE